TTCAAGCTGATCTAATAAACACTCTGGGACATGAGGCGCACAGGCCGTGACAATGATCCCATGGAAAGGTGCCTTGTCTGGTAACCCCAGACTTCCATCTCCTACAATTACCTTTATAGTATCATATCCTACCTGTTTTAGAATAGTTTTTGCTCTTAACGCTAGTGCTGCATGTCGTTCAATTGTGTAAATGTGGCTTGCCAATCTGCTCAGTATTGCAGCCTGATAGCCTGAACCAGTTCCTATTTCTAGTACCTTCTCTTTCCCTTTTAATTCAAGACATTGCGTCATGATGGCTACCATATAGGGTTGTGAGATGGTCTGTCCTTCTCCGATGGGTAAAGGATAATCCTCATACGAAGCGTGTCTATATAATTCGGGCACAAACAAATGTCTGGGCACTTCAGACATTGCCTTTATCACCCGCTCATCCTGAATACCACGGTTTACGAGCTGGTATTGTACCATCTGAAACCTGTCTGCAGCATACGTATCGGTATCTTGTGAAGGATTCAAAATACACCTTTCCAAAACATTATTTGTTAACACGACTGATACGATACCTGTGAGGTTCAACCACGTATGATTTGCCAAAAATGCACTTCAGGATTGACCGTTATGCGACTTCTATAATCTTTCATACATACCTCCCGATTATTAGTTTATTGTAAATACTTGGAATAACAAGAAGTTTATTCGCCCTGGCAAAACTAATGATGGGGCAGCTATCGGCTACATCCACGTCTGACACACTATTTCTTTCCTTTCTTTTCGACATATTCTAGTTGGTGCCTGAGTTCCTCCGGAGAGAAATCTGCCATTGGTATATCATATTTTGCCATCAAACCAAAAAGATCGTATCTATCTGCAAAAGCTCCGATGTCTTTCCTTGTGATATCTTACCTTCTCTTAAAAGTTCCGTCACTATGGCTTCTTTATCCTTTTTTAAGGCCTTTTTTGTTCAACGCACCCTCTTCCGGAAATTCGGCGGGGAATTCTAAAACTAATTGCTTTGGTATGGGTATCCTTCTGTATTAGATTATGGAATTATACTCTCCTTCATAACGGAGGAAACACTTCATTTCGTTTATTTTAATGTCAGCTATGTTAATCTTTCTTTTTTAAAGTACTTTAATGTTAAATATGCCTAACCCGAATAAATCGGAATCGTAGCGTGGGTGGTTTATCCCCCGCCAAATGCCGACCACAAGGGATCGGTGCTACAATTTTTGCCAAAAATGCAAAAATATTTTTTATAAGCGCCTAATCCGAACGAGTCGGAAGAGTTTTGCTTTGTTAGCGTTTTTCCTGTTTGTTACTATTCTTAATATTCCATTCCGAGGCGTTCGGGTTAGGGTAGCGTAAATTCCAAATTTCTGATTTTCTTTTGATATGCTAGCCCATTAACCTTTTTTTAAATATGCCTTTGAAACGAGAAAGTTTTGGAATTTTGCGTGGCTCCTCTTCTACAATGGTTATGAGTAGCTTTGCCTTTTTAAGAGGTGGCATGGCTTCTTTATAAATAATTTTACCATTTTCGTAATATGCCTCTATAGTTTTATACATAATCTTTTCCTCTTTCAAAATATTCTTGTATTGACAGGCGTAATAGCTGTTCTCACTGGTTCTGTTACTTATGTGGATTGAGTTAAATAAATCTTTTGAACCAGCTATCAGGCGGAATTCGGTAATCAATTTACAACCACCCCAATTCCCCTCATTCGCAAGGAGGGGATAAAGGGGAGGTCTTCCAACAAGTATTGAGTAATTACGTGCGCCATAAAATGTTCTGAAAACCTGCATAAATAAAAATTCCTATATGATTAAGCTACCCCTTAATAACACACATCGGCTTTAGCTGAGCAATTTTTTTGCTGATGCCGGCATGTTCGACGACATCCACAACTTCGGTTACATCCTTGTACGCCTCCGGGATCTCTTCGTCCAGCGTGGCACGGCTGTCGGCACGAACAAGGATCCCTTTTTCTTTCAGCTCCTGGGCAATACTTCGGCCTTTGGCCGTTCTCGTCGCCTGACCCCTACTCATCACCCTCCCAGCACCATGACAGGTACTGCCAAAGGTATCAGCATATGCCTTCTCTGTGCCTACAAGCACGTAGGAACAACGCCCCATATCTCCCGGTATCAAAACGGGTTGACCTACTGATTTATATGCATCGGGGATATCGGGGTGATTGGGTGGAAATGCGCGCGTTGCCCCTTTCCGATGGACACATAACCGCTTCTTCTCACCTTCAACGATATGATCTTCAAATTTGGCGATATTGTGACACACATCATAGACCGGGGATATTTTGGACTCCTTTGGTCCTATGTGCAATGCCCTTTCAAAGGATTCCCGAACCCAGTGTGTAATCATCTGCCGGTTGGCAAATGCATAATTGGCAGCGCAGGCCATTGCGGCAAGGTATTCCCGCCCTTCCGGAGAGTTAATCGGGGCACAGCAGAGTTGCCGATCAGGTAGTTCTATGTTATATTTTCGAGATGCATTTATCATGACCCTGAGGAAGTCGTCGCATACCTGATAACCCAATCCTCGTGAGCCCGTGTGCACCACGATGGTAATGCCATCCTTTTCGAGTCCCAATACACGGGCAATCTCCTTATTATACACCTCTGAGACATAGCCAACTTCTACAAAATGGTTTCCGGAACCAAGGGTGCCTAATTGTGCCAGGCCACGTTCTATAGCACGACCTGAAACCAGTTCGGGGTTAGCTCCCGGGATACAACCCTTTTCTTCGATATGTTCTAAATCTTCTTTTGTGCCGTAACCCTGCGAGACCGCCCAGAGTGCTCCGTTTTTGAGCACGTTTTTTACTTCTTGTTGAGAAAGTTTTAAATCTTTGCGATGGGACCCAACGCCGGATGGGATATTGGCAAACAGGGTATCCACTACAGATCCCAGCTTGTTGGTAAGCTCCACACGGTAAAGTCCTGTTCTCAGTAATCTTACCCCGCAGTTGATATCATACCCCACACCGCCGGGGGAAACCACACCCTCGTCCATGTCAAATGCCGCTACGCCACCGATAGGGAAACCATACCCCCAGTGGATATCTGGCATTGCAAGCGAATGTTTTATAATCCCGGGAAGAAAAGAGACATTAATAACCTGTTGTAAACTTTCGTCTTTTTGAATATCTTCCAGCATGTGCGCATCGGCGTACACAATGCCATCTACCCGCATCTTGCCTTCCCTTGGAATTCGCCAACGATAGTCATCTATCTTCTGAATTTTATACTTGTCATTTGTCATAAAACAAAACTCCTTTTCATAAACACAAGCGTTCAGCCGTCGGCGATCAGCATCCAGCTAAATGGATAAACGATAGAGGAGCGAACGGACGTTCTACCCCTACTGCTTACTTTTATATATCAAATATAACCCGCGCCTTCCATTGATGGTCTTCCTGGACGATCGATAAGCAATGATGGGTAACAGCCTTGATCTCCGTTTTAATCACATGTTTATCCTCAGTAAATATCTCACCCCATATCGACGCGTTTAATTGAGTATCCTGAATGTCTACAACACAAAAATCCTTGAATATGAGATTTTTTACGTCATGCAGGTACAATAATTCACTTAACCAATTGACGAGGAGTTGTTCTTTATCTATCCCGACAATACTTATTTTATATTCGACCTTACCTTCCACTTTCGATAAGTCCGTAATGATATCAAATAATGCATAGGCGGCATTTGCAAATAATTCTTGCAATGTAGCCCCGAATACATCAATCCCGATATCTGCCGTGTGGTCTATAAGTATGTATTTAGTCATAAAGTGTTCAAATTATAGCCTCCCCTCTTTCCCCTCCTTCGCAAGGAAGGGACTTCGTCGTGAGTTCAGTCGAACGATGAAGGGGAGGTCTTCCATCGATTACTTAAGTAAGTACATACAGTTAACATATATCCAAAACCCGCATAAATAAAATGAAAATTCTTTGTTAATTATTTTAAATCCAGATAGACATCATAACCATATTCGCTTTTATGTACAACAACTGGATATTCCCTGGCTCATTTCTCCCTTTCTTTTAAAAAACGTACACACTACGGCATGATAAAATCATGCTCAGGATGTCTGATAGTAAGCACCGGACAGGGGGCCTTGCGAACTACTTTTTCGGCCACACTGCCCATAATTGCATGAGACAGACCCGTCCTGCCGTGCGTACCAAGCACAATCAAATCGATCTTATATTCTTTTGATGCCTTGATGATCTCGGAAAAAGGAACTCCCTGTATGATAATGGCCTCAACCGATATCCTGCCCTTCGTATCTTCATTTACACACTTGAGCAACCTCTCTCTCAACTTATTAACCGTTTCTGTGTCTGCTAGAGTAACGTTATAGAGATCCGGATCATTAATGTCGTAAACACGAATGTCCAATACATGCATCAGATAGAGCTTTGCCTGGTATTTATCAGCAAATTCGATTGCATATTTTAAAGCCATCTCTGAATAAATCGAGTAGTCAATCGGGCAGAGTATGTTTTTTATGTTAATCACTGATTCTCCCCTCCTTCTCTCTATTGCTTTTGAATGAGTACCGTCTCTATGGCATCATCGATTTTTTGGATATAAACGCACCGTATCTTGCCACGGATTTCCTTATCAATTTCTTCGTAATCGTCTTTATTTTTTAATGGTAGTACAATCGTCTTTACCCCGGCCCTTATGGCCGCAAGCACCTTTTCCTTCACCCCTCCGATCGGTAACACATTTCCCGTCAATGTGACCTCCCCGGTAAGTGCCACCTCTCTCCTTGCATATCTGCCTGTCAATAGTGAAAGCAGAGCCATGCACATCGTAATACCTGCGGAAGGGCCGTCTTTCGGTATGGCACCGGAAGGGACATGGATGTGGATTTCGGAGGTGTCATAGAAATTCTCATCAATGCCCAGTCGTTTTGCATTGCTGCGGACATAGCTGAGTGCGGCAATGGCCGATTCTTGCATGACATCGCCCAGTTGTCCTGTGAGAGTTAGCTCTTTTTCTCCCTTCATCCGGGATGCTTCTACAAAGATGATGTCTCCGCCTGTCTCTGTCCAGGCAAGACCGGTAACTACTCCGACCCTGTCTTCTTCATCGGCAACCTGATAGAAGTATTTTCTTGGACCAAGAAATTTTTCTACTATCTCCGGCATTATTTCTTTTGTGATCTGTTCACCGGCGACTATCTCTTTTGCAACCTTTCTGCAGATCGACGCAATCTCACGTTCGAGGTTTCTCAGTCCTGCCTCTCTGGTATATTCCCGAATGATCTTATAAATAGATTGATCCTGGAATACGATAGGATGATTTTCTAATCCATTTTCTTTAATTTGCTTGGGGATCAGGAATTGGTGCGCTATTTTTAATTTCTCTTCTTCACTGTATCCGGGGAGATATATGACCTCCATCCGATCCCTCAGCGCGGTATGAACGGTATCAAGAATATTAGCTGTCGTGATAAATAACACATGAG
This portion of the Candidatus Brocadia sp. genome encodes:
- a CDS encoding protein-L-isoaspartate(D-aspartate) O-methyltransferase; the protein is MVQYQLVNRGIQDERVIKAMSEVPRHLFVPELYRHASYEDYPLPIGEGQTISQPYMVAIMTQCLELKGKEKVLEIGTGSGYQAAILSRLASHIYTIERHAALALRAKTILKQVGYDTIKVIVGDGSLGLPDKAPFHGIIVTACAPHVPECLLDQLEIGGRLIIPIGNPYNQVLHQVVKTKNGVESRNILECAFVPLIGEEGWKVE
- a CDS encoding RtcB family protein produces the protein MTNDKYKIQKIDDYRWRIPREGKMRVDGIVYADAHMLEDIQKDESLQQVINVSFLPGIIKHSLAMPDIHWGYGFPIGGVAAFDMDEGVVSPGGVGYDINCGVRLLRTGLYRVELTNKLGSVVDTLFANIPSGVGSHRKDLKLSQQEVKNVLKNGALWAVSQGYGTKEDLEHIEEKGCIPGANPELVSGRAIERGLAQLGTLGSGNHFVEVGYVSEVYNKEIARVLGLEKDGITIVVHTGSRGLGYQVCDDFLRVMINASRKYNIELPDRQLCCAPINSPEGREYLAAMACAANYAFANRQMITHWVRESFERALHIGPKESKISPVYDVCHNIAKFEDHIVEGEKKRLCVHRKGATRAFPPNHPDIPDAYKSVGQPVLIPGDMGRCSYVLVGTEKAYADTFGSTCHGAGRVMSRGQATRTAKGRSIAQELKEKGILVRADSRATLDEEIPEAYKDVTEVVDVVEHAGISKKIAQLKPMCVIKG
- a CDS encoding archease yields the protein MTKYILIDHTADIGIDVFGATLQELFANAAYALFDIITDLSKVEGKVEYKISIVGIDKEQLLVNWLSELLYLHDVKNLIFKDFCVVDIQDTQLNASIWGEIFTEDKHVIKTEIKAVTHHCLSIVQEDHQWKARVIFDI
- a CDS encoding universal stress protein, translated to MINIKNILCPIDYSIYSEMALKYAIEFADKYQAKLYLMHVLDIRVYDINDPDLYNVTLADTETVNKLRERLLKCVNEDTKGRISVEAIIIQGVPFSEIIKASKEYKIDLIVLGTHGRTGLSHAIMGSVAEKVVRKAPCPVLTIRHPEHDFIMP